TCAGGATGCCGAGCAGCATGAGGGCCGTCGGACGGGAGAAGTCCAGGGTCGCGGCGGCGGCGTCGAGGAGGCGCCGGGTGTCGCGCACGTCGGCGTCGATGTAGTCGCAGACGCCCTCCGGACTGCTGACCAGCAGCGCGCGGGCGTGCACCAGCACCAGGGGATCGTTGTCGACGTAGACGACGCGCGACTCCGGGGCGAAGCGCTGGGCGACCTCGTGGGTGTTGTCGGCCGTGGGTAAGCCGGTGCCGATGTCGAGGAACTGCCGGATCCCCTCCTCGGCCACCAGGTACCGGACGACCCGGGTCAGGAACGCGCGGTCGGCGCGGGCCGAGTCGATGATCCCAGGGATCATGCGTTCGACGATGTCGCCGGCCTCGCGGTCGGCCGGGTAATTGTCCTTTCCACCGAGCCAGTAATTCCAGATGCGCGCGGAATGCGGCAGGTCGGTTCTGAGGTCGTTCGAGGGGCGGTGTCCGGCGGGGATCTCGCTCATGTCGGTCCGTTTCTAAGCGACTGGCACCATATGACAGCGAAAGAGCTAGCCTTCCGGCTCTCGTTATATGGCGGGACACGCCGGGATGCACTCGGCCGTGAGGAAACCGCCGCCGGATCGTTCCCTCGACACGCGTCCTGGCACCGCGACACGGACCCCGATCCCGACCGGGCGCGGCGGGTCGCGGCGTCACCGGACGGGCCGGCGGACCTGCCGCCGCGAGCGCCGGGCGGCTCGCGCCGGGGGCCCTGCCTGTTATTCGTGCCCGGACGCGAGCCCGGATGATCGTCATGCCGAACGGATATAACGATCGGTAGATATCTCGTTACATATTGTCATGGGGCTGATAATGCGGCACGCTGCCAGAATCCCTCTGATCGCTCCCGGCACCGGCGGGAAAGCGAGGGAATGGCACCTTCCGACAGGCAAGCGCGCCATGTCCCGCCCTGACGCCATTCCCGCTCGGTGCCGGGTCAGAAACGACCACGCCGGCGGTTTCGCCGCGATCGCGCCCGGCCACCCGGCACCGGGGCACGGGACTATGAACGGACGATGCGGCGGCCGGTGATCTGGACAGGGGTGATGCGGATGTACAGCCGCCGCTCCCCGCCCGCCCACGGTTCCACGGCGGCGGCCTTGGCGGCGGTGAGCTCCTCCTCCGAGGAGATCCGGTGCGCGGCGCCCTGGATGAGCACGCTCCAGCCCTGGCGGGACGCCGGGTCGATGTGGTCCACCTCGAAGGCGATCTTGAACTCCACGCCGCGGACACCGGTGTCGAGCTGCTGGTCCATCGGCCCGCCGAACGCGGTGCGGAACAGCACGGAGCCCTGGTGGACCGTGTAGTTGACCGGGAGTATCAGCGGGCCCGAGGGCGCGCCGAACCCGACCCGGCCCACACCTCCCGGCGAGATCAGCGTCAAGCACTCCTCCGCGCCGATCTCTTCCGGCATCGGCGCTCCGGCGCGGTCCTCCATGGCACTTCCCTTCCCTGACGTTCCCGCGGAATCGGCCCCGGTCCGAGCCCGCCCGAGCCGGGCGCCGCCGTCCCCGCCGGACGACCTCGGCGGCGCCCCTCCCCCGCGGGCCGCACTCCCGAGATCCACTCCAACGCCACGCTACCCCTGTCACGCCCCGCTCAAGCGTTCCAGATCCTCCATGGTGAAGACCTGGGAGATCACGCCCAGGCGGAGCCGTTGGCGGTCAGAACTTACCCTCGAGGAGCACGACGCGGTGGCCTGCCAGGCGGCGGGTGAGCTCGGCGACGAACTCCGGCCGTAGTGGTGGCCAGTTCCAGAAGGTGAAGCCGAGATGGCCGAACGCGAAGTGGTCATCGGCCCATATCCAGGAGGCCGGCTCGACCGGCCGGGCGCAGGCCGGGCAGGGGATGACGACGTCGCGTCCCTCGCGCCAGCCGTCCACGACCTCGTGGAAGGGGTCCCACGCCGTGTGCACCAG
This portion of the Sphaerisporangium krabiense genome encodes:
- a CDS encoding pyridoxamine 5'-phosphate oxidase family protein — encoded protein: MEDRAGAPMPEEIGAEECLTLISPGGVGRVGFGAPSGPLILPVNYTVHQGSVLFRTAFGGPMDQQLDTGVRGVEFKIAFEVDHIDPASRQGWSVLIQGAAHRISSEEELTAAKAAAVEPWAGGERRLYIRITPVQITGRRIVRS
- a CDS encoding SAM-dependent methyltransferase, with the protein product MSEIPAGHRPSNDLRTDLPHSARIWNYWLGGKDNYPADREAGDIVERMIPGIIDSARADRAFLTRVVRYLVAEEGIRQFLDIGTGLPTADNTHEVAQRFAPESRVVYVDNDPLVLVHARALLVSSPEGVCDYIDADVRDTRRLLDAAAATLDFSRPTALMLLGILNHIVDDEEARSIVLELLDALPSGSFLAIGHPTAEVHGEAMHESMREVMRRGGTPIVARSARELEVFFDGLELLEPGVVSCSRWRPEPTPFGEPPEVSQFCGVGRKP